From the genome of Hymenobacter cellulosilyticus, one region includes:
- a CDS encoding GNAT family N-acetyltransferase, producing the protein MPTLALPARRLEPADLVWATALLETCAADHPVLNHCCTAADARSQKVWLLKQLLRFGLRYGRVYANADANALAVWVGPNHPAATLYQLLRTGLLPAALWRLDWTGFQRLRHFLVATAWLRRHSAEAHSHYLLALAVQPGARGQGRGRRLLQASLSAMQATHAPCYLDVQRPAELGFFQQQGFRLAGQCPAGRGPQAPTNWGLVREGRA; encoded by the coding sequence ATGCCTACGCTCGCCTTGCCTGCTCGCCGCCTTGAGCCCGCCGATTTGGTGTGGGCCACGGCGTTGCTCGAAACCTGCGCTGCCGACCACCCGGTGCTGAACCACTGCTGCACGGCGGCCGACGCCCGCAGCCAGAAAGTATGGTTGCTAAAGCAGCTGCTCCGCTTTGGTCTGCGCTACGGGCGGGTGTATGCCAATGCCGATGCTAACGCTCTGGCCGTGTGGGTGGGCCCCAACCACCCGGCGGCCACCCTCTACCAGCTCTTGCGCACGGGCCTGCTGCCGGCGGCCCTGTGGCGCCTCGACTGGACGGGCTTTCAGCGACTGCGGCACTTTCTGGTGGCCACGGCGTGGCTGCGGCGGCACAGCGCGGAAGCGCACTCGCATTACCTGCTGGCGCTGGCGGTGCAGCCGGGAGCCCGCGGGCAGGGGCGGGGCCGGCGCCTGCTGCAGGCGTCGCTGTCGGCCATGCAGGCCACCCACGCGCCCTGCTACCTCGACGTGCAGCGCCCGGCCGAGCTGGGCTTTTTCCAGCAGCAGGGCTTTCGACTGGCGGGCCAGTGTCCCGCCGGCCGGGGGCCGCAAGCCCCCACCAACTGGGGCCTAGTTCGGGAAGGACGTGCCTAA
- a CDS encoding T9SS type A sorting domain-containing protein, with translation MKKFYFLVTLTTLVSNLPIGAVWAQVSVTGPVTLYIGPGGVVAVPASVTVGAGATLTNEGQLDLGADLINNGTVTAPTAPAALLRTVGTAPQNLAGSATIALRNLTVNNAAGVAIGANTTVAGTLTLTSGLVAIADGTPLVLLPTAPDPVETTTARLVGPVVMAARTVNEAAFEPFLGVSMPAGASVGALTITRVTGPTAIITAAGNTSLAVYWELGTTAAGSPARVLSFAWLAALDNGRNMAAATPWRSTAPYATWTRSAGPTANVSATNPRQYAPAGTGTEPVAGRFTFSDPNAPLPVELTAFTARRQGLHAQLDWTTASEKNNAYFDVERSRDGRVFERAGRIAGQGNSSTARNYQFVDANVSQYGVPTLYYRLRQLDQDQKAHHSVVRTVAVEGAKALLVSAWPNPSAGPGPHIRVEQPTDGPLTVLLTDATGRLLGEYRTHARVSDGLFAAETATLPSGVYLLRVTTTGTSQVVKLMRE, from the coding sequence ATGAAAAAATTCTACTTTCTAGTGACGCTCACGACCCTAGTCAGCAATCTGCCTATTGGCGCGGTGTGGGCCCAGGTTTCGGTCACAGGGCCAGTTACCTTATACATAGGTCCGGGTGGGGTGGTGGCCGTGCCCGCTTCCGTAACCGTAGGGGCAGGTGCCACCCTCACGAACGAAGGCCAGCTGGACCTGGGTGCCGACCTCATCAACAACGGCACCGTGACGGCGCCCACCGCACCCGCCGCATTGCTGCGGACTGTGGGCACTGCCCCGCAGAACCTGGCGGGCTCAGCTACCATTGCCCTTCGAAATCTGACCGTCAACAACGCCGCCGGGGTTGCCATTGGCGCCAACACGACCGTAGCTGGCACCCTCACGCTTACCAGTGGGCTGGTGGCCATTGCCGACGGTACGCCCCTGGTACTGCTGCCCACCGCCCCCGACCCCGTTGAAACGACCACCGCCCGCCTAGTCGGCCCGGTGGTCATGGCTGCCCGGACCGTGAATGAGGCGGCCTTTGAGCCTTTCCTGGGGGTGAGCATGCCGGCCGGGGCCAGCGTGGGTGCCCTGACCATCACGCGGGTGACGGGCCCCACGGCCATCATCACGGCAGCGGGCAATACCTCGTTGGCTGTGTACTGGGAGTTGGGCACCACGGCCGCCGGCAGTCCGGCCCGGGTCCTGAGCTTTGCCTGGCTGGCAGCGCTAGACAATGGCCGCAACATGGCTGCCGCCACACCCTGGCGCAGCACGGCACCTTACGCAACTTGGACGCGCTCTGCCGGCCCTACCGCCAACGTGTCGGCCACGAACCCCCGCCAATACGCGCCCGCCGGGACCGGAACAGAGCCCGTGGCTGGCCGCTTCACATTCTCGGACCCTAACGCGCCCCTGCCGGTAGAACTCACCGCGTTTACGGCTCGTCGCCAGGGCCTTCACGCACAGCTGGACTGGACCACCGCGTCAGAGAAAAACAACGCCTACTTCGATGTGGAGCGCAGCCGCGACGGGCGGGTATTTGAGCGCGCCGGCCGGATAGCCGGGCAGGGCAACAGCTCGACGGCGCGCAACTACCAGTTCGTAGACGCCAATGTCTCCCAATACGGGGTGCCCACGCTCTATTATCGACTGAGGCAACTGGACCAGGACCAAAAGGCCCACCACTCGGTGGTGCGCACGGTGGCGGTGGAAGGTGCTAAGGCATTGCTGGTGAGTGCTTGGCCCAACCCCTCGGCCGGACCGGGGCCGCACATCCGGGTAGAGCAGCCTACTGATGGGCCGCTCACGGTGCTGCTTACCGATGCCACGGGCCGGCTTCTCGGCGAGTATCGCACCCACGCCCGCGTGAGCGACGGCCTGTTTGCCGCCGAAACGGCAACCCTGCCCAGCGGCGTGTACCTGCTGCGCGTGACCACCACCGGCACGAGTCAGGTGGTCAAGCTAATGCGCGAATAA
- a CDS encoding hybrid sensor histidine kinase/response regulator transcription factor, translating to MRRFGPEAGLCTANVRRVLQDRAGRVWAATTTGLSRAPASVQRFECVAGGGSFDSEVASDLLEDREGSLWTVHDNGIAQHLPDERFAQFTTAQGLPNNEVHSILKIGPAAYWVGTPNGLTELRPGAPAGQQARPVRLPSRGPQPFVRCLFRDSRGDIWVGLTSAGALRYRPATGQWTVFNQRPALGGQSVASIAEDGRGRIWLLTRQAGLTVFDPATQAFQTFDARRGGLGTNNLWKILRARDGVLWVGTDDRGLVRLDPATDRFQAVPGQPDRLSIGSISEDERGNLWLGSIGSGLLRYDGHRLQSFGLETGLQSNNPFFVQCDGRGHVWLGTNLGLDCFDIRTSKARSFGLAEGFSGQETNQNAVLPDEGGQLWVGTINGLMHYNPALARPNRAAPRTLVAGLRIFLKDTTLVPDLALPHELNHLTFDYIGVSLTNPSQVRYQYRLAGFESAWVGPLKTTSATYTNLPPGDYSFQVRAANNDGVWNRRPATYAFSIRAPWWQAWWAYLLYASSFALIIYGVRAYTQDRERQRADRQLERQALEHLQEMDRVKTDFFTNVSHELRTPLTLILGPAETLATEPTDAAVRRQGGLVLRNARKLLALINQLLDLSKLEAGALRLLPTSGDVAGDVCRLVASFASLAESRGIELVCETPAGPVPLVFDAGKLEEMMSNLISNALRFTPAGGKVTVRVAETPPEVAAPRGGVELAVIDTGPGIAATDLPHLFNRFYQASSASDDQLRIGTGIGLALVRELTELHGGTVAVSSCPGEGAAFVVRLPRVLQPVAEAAKASVTQPGVAASSQPPETGVPGLAELEGATAAVVLIVEDNDEVREFIRATLAPAGYRLLLAPGGRAGVDVALAEVPDLVVSDVMMPGLNGYEVCAQLKSNPATSHVPVVLLTAKSDAEAKLEGLETGADAFLAKPFNPRELQAQVRNLLALRQRLQARLVAAPVLNEEISEETTAAMQPRLVLPDPQVAHAAAVASLPSLDQEFLRRVNESILAHLADEEFGVDQLGTHIGMSRTQVHRKLKALTGQSPGEVIRGTRLHRALALLRAQVGTVAEVSYQVGFSSPAAFSTAFSRQFGYPPSSVARQVEPKNESGG from the coding sequence GTGCGCCGCTTCGGCCCCGAAGCGGGCCTGTGCACCGCCAACGTGCGGCGAGTTCTGCAAGACCGTGCCGGCCGGGTGTGGGCCGCCACCACCACGGGCCTGAGCCGCGCCCCGGCCTCGGTACAGCGGTTTGAATGTGTAGCCGGGGGCGGCAGCTTCGACAGTGAAGTCGCCTCGGACCTGCTGGAAGACCGTGAGGGCAGCCTTTGGACCGTGCACGACAACGGCATAGCCCAGCACCTGCCCGACGAGCGGTTTGCCCAGTTCACCACCGCCCAGGGCCTGCCAAATAACGAGGTACACAGCATCCTCAAAATCGGGCCTGCCGCCTATTGGGTCGGAACGCCCAATGGCCTGACGGAACTGCGGCCCGGCGCGCCGGCCGGCCAGCAGGCCCGGCCGGTGCGGCTGCCCAGCCGCGGTCCGCAGCCGTTCGTGCGCTGCTTGTTTCGCGACAGCCGGGGAGATATTTGGGTGGGGCTGACGAGCGCCGGGGCTCTGCGCTACCGCCCCGCCACGGGGCAGTGGACGGTTTTCAACCAGCGTCCGGCGCTGGGAGGGCAGTCGGTGGCCAGCATTGCCGAAGACGGCCGCGGGCGCATCTGGCTGCTTACCCGGCAGGCGGGCCTTACGGTATTCGACCCCGCTACCCAAGCTTTCCAAACCTTTGATGCGCGACGCGGCGGATTAGGCACCAACAATTTGTGGAAAATATTGCGTGCCCGCGACGGTGTGCTGTGGGTGGGCACCGACGACCGCGGCCTTGTGCGCCTGGACCCCGCCACCGATAGGTTCCAAGCCGTACCGGGCCAGCCCGACCGCCTCAGCATCGGTTCCATCAGTGAGGACGAGCGGGGCAACCTGTGGCTGGGCAGCATCGGAAGCGGGCTGCTGCGCTACGACGGGCACCGGCTGCAGTCGTTCGGCCTTGAAACCGGTCTGCAGTCCAACAACCCGTTTTTTGTGCAGTGCGACGGCCGCGGCCACGTGTGGCTGGGCACCAACCTGGGGCTCGACTGTTTCGACATCCGAACGAGCAAAGCCCGGAGCTTTGGTCTCGCGGAGGGGTTTTCAGGCCAGGAAACCAACCAGAATGCGGTGCTGCCGGACGAGGGCGGACAGCTGTGGGTGGGCACCATCAACGGGCTGATGCATTACAACCCCGCCCTGGCCCGGCCCAACCGCGCCGCACCGCGCACGCTCGTGGCGGGCTTGCGCATCTTTCTCAAAGACACGACTTTGGTGCCCGATCTGGCGCTGCCGCACGAACTCAACCACCTCACATTCGATTACATCGGCGTAAGCCTGACCAACCCCAGCCAGGTGCGCTACCAGTACCGGCTGGCAGGGTTTGAGTCTGCCTGGGTGGGGCCGCTGAAGACAACGTCGGCCACTTACACTAACCTGCCGCCCGGCGACTATTCCTTTCAAGTGCGGGCGGCCAACAACGACGGAGTATGGAACCGCCGCCCTGCCACCTACGCCTTCTCTATTCGGGCGCCTTGGTGGCAGGCGTGGTGGGCGTACCTGCTGTATGCGAGTAGTTTCGCGTTAATTATTTACGGCGTTCGGGCCTATACCCAGGACCGGGAGAGGCAACGCGCCGACCGCCAGCTGGAGCGTCAGGCTCTGGAGCACCTGCAGGAAATGGACCGGGTGAAAACCGACTTTTTTACCAACGTGAGCCACGAGCTGCGCACCCCGCTCACCCTCATTCTGGGCCCGGCCGAAACCCTGGCCACCGAACCTACCGACGCGGCCGTGCGCCGCCAGGGAGGGCTCGTGCTGCGCAACGCCCGCAAGCTGCTCGCCCTCATCAACCAGCTCCTCGACCTAAGCAAGCTCGAAGCCGGAGCTTTGCGCCTGCTGCCCACCTCCGGCGACGTAGCCGGGGACGTGTGCCGACTGGTGGCCTCCTTTGCCTCCCTGGCCGAAAGCCGGGGCATTGAGCTGGTATGCGAAACGCCCGCCGGCCCGGTGCCGCTGGTGTTCGACGCGGGCAAGCTGGAAGAAATGATGTCCAATCTGATAAGCAACGCGCTGCGCTTTACCCCCGCCGGGGGCAAGGTGACGGTGCGCGTGGCCGAAACACCACCCGAAGTGGCGGCGCCCCGCGGCGGCGTGGAATTGGCTGTAATTGATACCGGCCCGGGCATTGCCGCCACCGACCTGCCTCATCTGTTTAACCGGTTTTACCAAGCCAGCAGCGCCTCCGATGACCAGTTGCGCATCGGTACCGGTATTGGCCTGGCTCTGGTGCGCGAGCTGACTGAGCTGCACGGCGGCACGGTGGCCGTTAGCAGCTGCCCGGGAGAAGGTGCCGCGTTTGTGGTGCGGCTGCCGCGGGTGCTGCAGCCCGTGGCGGAGGCTGCGAAGGCGTCCGTGACCCAACCGGGTGTAGCCGCCAGTAGCCAGCCCCCGGAGACCGGCGTGCCCGGCCTGGCGGAGTTGGAAGGTGCCACGGCCGCGGTGGTGCTCATCGTGGAAGATAACGACGAGGTGCGCGAGTTCATCCGGGCCACGCTGGCGCCAGCGGGCTACCGCCTGCTGCTGGCGCCTGGCGGGCGCGCCGGGGTAGACGTGGCCCTAGCCGAGGTGCCAGACTTGGTGGTAAGCGACGTAATGATGCCCGGCCTGAACGGCTACGAAGTTTGCGCCCAACTCAAATCTAACCCTGCCACCAGCCACGTGCCGGTGGTGCTGCTCACGGCTAAGTCGGATGCTGAAGCCAAGCTCGAGGGCCTGGAAACCGGTGCCGACGCCTTTTTGGCCAAGCCCTTCAATCCGCGTGAACTCCAGGCGCAGGTGCGCAACCTGCTAGCCCTGCGCCAGCGGCTACAAGCCCGCCTGGTAGCTGCGCCTGTGCTGAACGAGGAAATCTCGGAGGAAACCACAGCCGCAATGCAGCCTCGCCTAGTCCTACCCGACCCACAGGTGGCGCATGCGGCGGCCGTCGCTAGCTTGCCTTCGCTGGACCAGGAGTTTCTGCGGCGGGTGAACGAGTCCATCCTGGCGCACCTGGCCGATGAGGAATTTGGTGTGGACCAGCTCGGCACCCACATTGGTATGAGTCGCACGCAGGTGCACCGCAAGCTCAAGGCCCTTACGGGGCAGTCACCGGGCGAGGTCATCCGAGGCACGCGGCTGCACCGGGCGCTGGCGCTGCTGCGGGCGCAGGTGGGCACCGTCGCGGAGGTGTCGTATCAGGTGGGCTTTAGCAGCCCCGCGGCTTTCTCCACGGCTTTCTCGCGGCAGTTTGGCTACCCGCCGAGCAGCGTAGCGCGCCAGGTGGAGCCCAAGAACGAGAGCGGAGGCTAG
- a CDS encoding ligand-binding sensor domain-containing protein yields MVRRLLKTLGLWFGLLGALPGMTQTLALREYTIANGLPQSVIYAICQDGTGRLWAGTQGGLCVFDGQQFRVYDGRQGLADNHVRAVAAAPDGTIWLGHEYGGVAWVRQGKVGRCHLPGMAPTLHARRIWLGPGGVVWVATEGQGLLRLRCGPRDTTLTRLGRTQGLPSDNVRFVAPGPAGQLWVATDAGLSVLDAATGHLLDAPRRALPPVLQVGSVNSFFRVSDTLFWVATTNGLLRLSGGHRGACAASAPKRACAPPTCGEFCKTVPAGCGPPPPRA; encoded by the coding sequence ATGGTGCGCAGGCTATTGAAAACACTCGGCCTCTGGTTTGGATTGCTTGGCGCGCTGCCCGGCATGACCCAGACGTTGGCTCTGCGCGAGTACACCATTGCTAACGGGTTGCCTCAAAGCGTGATATATGCCATCTGCCAGGACGGCACAGGTCGGCTATGGGCTGGCACCCAGGGCGGCTTGTGCGTGTTCGATGGCCAGCAGTTCCGGGTCTACGACGGCCGCCAGGGCCTGGCCGACAACCATGTGCGGGCCGTGGCCGCTGCGCCCGATGGCACAATTTGGCTGGGCCACGAATATGGCGGCGTGGCCTGGGTCCGTCAGGGCAAAGTGGGGCGCTGCCACCTGCCGGGTATGGCACCTACGCTGCACGCCCGCCGCATCTGGCTGGGGCCCGGCGGCGTAGTATGGGTAGCCACCGAGGGCCAAGGCCTGCTGCGCCTGCGCTGTGGCCCCCGCGACACCACCCTCACGCGTCTGGGCCGGACCCAGGGCTTGCCTTCCGACAACGTACGTTTTGTGGCGCCCGGACCTGCCGGGCAGCTCTGGGTTGCCACCGACGCCGGCCTGTCCGTCCTGGACGCCGCCACCGGCCACCTGCTGGACGCGCCGCGCCGCGCCCTCCCACCAGTCCTGCAGGTGGGCAGCGTCAATAGCTTTTTCCGGGTGAGCGACACTTTGTTTTGGGTAGCGACGACTAATGGACTCCTACGCTTGAGCGGGGGGCACCGTGGCGCGTGCGCCGCTTCGGCCCCGAAGCGGGCCTGTGCACCGCCAACGTGCGGCGAGTTCTGCAAGACCGTGCCGGCCGGGTGTGGGCCGCCACCACCACGGGCCTGA
- a CDS encoding TfoX/Sxy family protein translates to MASTQQFVEFVVEQLNASGQVSTKKMFGEYGLYWGDKLFALVCDNRLYIKPTAAGRAFWPAVVEAAPYPGAKPSFLIEEQLDDRQWLATFVRLTVEELPEPKPKSPKRRTSP, encoded by the coding sequence ATGGCCTCTACCCAGCAATTTGTCGAATTTGTTGTCGAACAACTCAACGCCTCCGGGCAGGTGAGCACGAAGAAAATGTTCGGGGAGTACGGTCTGTATTGGGGCGACAAGCTCTTTGCCCTGGTCTGTGACAATCGTTTATACATTAAGCCAACCGCTGCCGGACGCGCATTCTGGCCAGCAGTAGTCGAGGCGGCGCCTTACCCGGGCGCAAAACCAAGCTTTCTGATCGAAGAGCAGTTAGACGATCGGCAGTGGTTGGCGACCTTCGTTCGCCTCACGGTAGAGGAATTGCCCGAACCTAAGCCAAAGTCCCCCAAACGGCGTACCAGCCCCTAA